In Pseudomonas nunensis, a single window of DNA contains:
- the infC gene encoding translation initiation factor IF-3 produces the protein MTIKREMRQDKRAAPKAPINENISAREVRLIGAEGEQLGIVSIEDALLKAEEAKLDLVEISADAVPPVCKLMDYGKSIFEKKKQVAAAKKNQKQIQVKEIKFRPGTEEGDYQVKLRNLVRFLSDGDRAKVSLRFRGREMAHQELGMELLKRVEGDLLEYGSVEQHPKMEGRQLIMVIAPKKKK, from the coding sequence ATTACTATTAAGCGTGAAATGAGACAAGATAAACGAGCTGCACCGAAAGCCCCGATCAACGAGAATATCTCGGCACGCGAGGTTCGGTTAATTGGGGCTGAGGGTGAGCAGCTTGGGATTGTGTCAATTGAAGACGCGCTTCTTAAGGCTGAAGAGGCCAAACTGGATTTGGTGGAAATTTCCGCCGATGCAGTACCCCCTGTTTGCAAACTGATGGACTACGGCAAATCGATCTTCGAGAAGAAGAAGCAGGTTGCTGCGGCCAAGAAAAACCAGAAGCAGATCCAGGTTAAAGAAATCAAGTTTCGTCCAGGGACGGAGGAAGGGGATTACCAGGTAAAACTGCGCAACCTGGTACGTTTCCTGAGTGATGGGGACAGGGCCAAGGTATCCTTGCGATTCCGCGGCCGTGAGATGGCCCACCAGGAGCTGGGGATGGAACTCCTCAAGCGAGTTGAAGGTGACTTGCTCGAGTACGGTTCGGTCGAACAGCATCCTAAGATGGAAGGACGCCAGCTGATCATGGTCATCGCCCCGAAAAAGAAGAAGTAA
- the rplT gene encoding 50S ribosomal protein L20 gives MARVKRGVIARKRHKKILKLAKGYYGARSRVFRVAKQAVIKAGQYAYRDRRQKKRQFRALWIARINAGARINGLSYSRFIAGLKKASIEIDRKVLADLAVNEKAAFAAIVEKAKATLA, from the coding sequence ATGGCTCGTGTAAAGCGTGGCGTCATTGCCCGTAAACGTCACAAAAAAATTCTGAAACTTGCTAAAGGCTACTACGGCGCTCGCTCGCGCGTATTCCGTGTTGCCAAGCAAGCGGTAATCAAGGCAGGCCAATACGCCTACCGTGACCGTCGTCAGAAAAAACGTCAGTTCCGCGCTCTGTGGATCGCTCGTATCAACGCTGGTGCACGTATCAACGGTCTGTCCTACAGCCGTTTCATCGCCGGCCTGAAAAAAGCGTCCATCGAGATCGACCGTAAGGTTCTGGCTGATCTGGCAGTGAACGAAAAAGCGGCGTTTGCTGCGATTGTCGAGAAAGCTAAAGCCACCTTGGCTTAA
- the rpmI gene encoding 50S ribosomal protein L35: MPKMKTKSGAAKRFLKTANGIKHKHAFKSHILTKMSTKRKRQLRGSSLLAPCDVAKVERMLRLR; the protein is encoded by the coding sequence ATGCCAAAAATGAAAACTAAAAGTGGTGCTGCTAAGCGGTTTCTGAAAACTGCTAACGGTATCAAGCACAAGCACGCTTTCAAGAGCCACATCCTGACTAAAATGTCGACCAAGCGTAAGCGTCAACTGCGCGGTAGCAGCTTGCTGGCACCGTGTGACGTGGCAAAAGTCGAGCGCATGCTGCGCCTTCGTTAA
- the thrS gene encoding threonine--tRNA ligase: MPTITLPDGSQRSFDHPVSVAEVAASIGAGLAKATVAGKVNGKLVDASDIIDSDSTLQIITPKDEEGLEIIRHSCAHLVGHAVKQLYPTAKMVIGPVIDEGFYYDIAFERPFTPDDLAAIEQRMQQLIEKDYDVIKKVTPRAEVIEVFKARGEDYKLRLVEDMPNEQAMGLYYHEEYVDMCRGPHVPNTRFLKSFKLTKLSGAYWRGDAKNEQLQRVYGTAWADKKQLAAYIQRIEEAEKRDHRKIGKRLGLFHTQEESPGMVFWHPNGWTLYQVLEQYMRKVQRDNGYLEIKTPQVVDRSLWEKSGHWANYADNMFTTQSENRDYAIKPMNCPCHVQVFNQGLKSYRELPMRLAEFGACHRNEPSGALHGIMRVRAFTQDDAHIFCTEEQMQAESAAFIKLTMDVYADFGFKDVEMKLSTRPEKRVGSDELWDRAEAALAAALDSAGLPYDLQPGEGAFYGPKIEFSLKDCLGRVWQCGTLQLDFNLPVRLGAEYVSEDNSRKHPVMLHRAILGSFERFVGILIEHYEGAFPAWLAPTQAVIMNITDKQADFAAEVEKTLNESGFRAKSDLRNEKIGFKIREHTLLKVPYLLVIGDREVEMQTVAVRTREGADLGSMPVAQFAEFLAQAVSRRGRPDSE, from the coding sequence ATGCCAACTATTACTCTTCCCGACGGCAGTCAACGTTCATTCGATCACCCGGTTTCCGTAGCCGAGGTCGCCGCATCCATTGGTGCTGGCCTGGCCAAAGCCACCGTGGCCGGCAAGGTCAATGGCAAGCTGGTTGACGCCAGCGACATCATCGACAGCGATTCCACGCTGCAAATCATTACGCCAAAGGATGAAGAGGGGCTGGAGATCATTCGCCACTCTTGCGCCCACCTGGTTGGCCACGCGGTCAAGCAGTTGTACCCGACGGCCAAGATGGTCATCGGTCCGGTCATCGACGAAGGCTTCTATTACGACATCGCCTTCGAGCGTCCTTTCACTCCGGACGACCTGGCCGCGATCGAACAGCGCATGCAGCAGCTGATCGAGAAAGATTACGACGTGATCAAGAAAGTCACTCCGCGCGCCGAAGTGATCGAAGTGTTCAAGGCCCGTGGCGAAGACTACAAGTTGCGCCTGGTCGAGGACATGCCCAACGAGCAGGCCATGGGTCTGTACTATCACGAAGAATACGTCGACATGTGCCGCGGTCCGCACGTGCCGAACACGCGCTTCCTGAAATCCTTCAAGCTGACCAAGTTGTCCGGCGCCTACTGGCGTGGCGATGCCAAGAACGAGCAATTGCAGCGCGTTTACGGTACTGCCTGGGCTGACAAGAAGCAGTTGGCGGCTTACATCCAGCGCATCGAAGAAGCTGAAAAGCGCGATCACCGCAAGATCGGCAAGCGCCTGGGCCTGTTCCATACCCAAGAAGAGTCGCCGGGCATGGTGTTCTGGCACCCGAACGGCTGGACCCTGTACCAAGTGCTCGAGCAGTACATGCGCAAAGTTCAGCGCGACAACGGCTATCTGGAGATCAAGACTCCACAAGTCGTTGACCGCAGCCTGTGGGAGAAATCCGGGCACTGGGCCAACTACGCCGACAACATGTTCACCACTCAGTCGGAAAACCGCGACTACGCCATCAAGCCGATGAACTGCCCTTGCCACGTGCAGGTGTTCAATCAAGGCCTGAAGAGCTACCGCGAGTTGCCGATGCGCCTGGCTGAATTCGGTGCTTGCCACCGTAACGAGCCATCGGGTGCCTTGCACGGCATCATGCGTGTACGTGCGTTCACCCAAGACGACGCACACATTTTCTGCACCGAAGAGCAGATGCAGGCCGAATCCGCTGCGTTCATCAAGCTGACCATGGACGTTTATGCCGACTTCGGCTTTAAAGACGTCGAGATGAAGCTGTCCACTCGTCCGGAAAAACGCGTTGGTTCGGACGAATTGTGGGATCGCGCCGAAGCAGCCTTGGCTGCAGCCCTTGATAGCGCGGGCTTGCCGTACGATTTGCAGCCGGGTGAAGGTGCGTTCTACGGTCCGAAGATCGAATTCTCGCTGAAAGATTGCCTCGGTCGTGTCTGGCAGTGTGGTACCCTGCAGCTCGATTTTAATCTGCCTGTCCGTTTGGGAGCCGAATACGTCTCCGAAGACAACAGTCGCAAGCACCCGGTTATGTTGCACCGGGCGATCCTCGGATCCTTCGAACGTTTTGTCGGAATCCTGATCGAGCACTACGAGGGTGCGTTCCCTGCGTGGCTGGCTCCGACCCAGGCAGTGATCATGAATATCACTGACAAGCAGGCTGATTTCGCCGCTGAGGTTGAAAAAACTCTCAACGAAAGCGGATTTCGTGCCAAGTCTGACTTGAGAAATGAAAAGATCGGCTTTAAAATCCGCGAGCATACTTTGCTCAAGGTTCCTTATCTCTTGGTTATCGGAGATCGGGAAGTCGAGATGCAGACTGTCGCTGTGCGTACTCGTGAAGGTGCTGACCTGGGCTCGATGCCCGTCGCCCAATTCGCTGAGTTCCTCGCTCAAGCGGTTTCCCGGCGTGGTCGCCCAGATTCGGAGTAA
- the pheS gene encoding phenylalanine--tRNA ligase subunit alpha, which produces MENLDALVSQALEAVQSAEDINALEQIRVHYLGKKGELTQVMKTLGNLPAEERPQVGALINVAKERVTEVLNARKALFDEADLAAKLSAESIDVTLPGRGQTSGGLHPVTRTLERIEQFFTHIGYGIAEGPEVEDDYHNFEALNIPGHHPARSMHDTFYFNANMLLRTHTSPVQVRTMESKQPPIRIVCPGRVYRSDSDITHSPMFHQVEGLLVDRDINFADLKGTIEEFLRVFFEKELAVRFRPSYFPFTEPSAEVDMECVMCSGKGCRVCKQTGWLEVMGCGMVHPNVLRMSGIDPEEFSGFAFGMGVERLAMLRYGVNDLRLFFDNDLRFLAQFR; this is translated from the coding sequence ATGGAAAACCTGGACGCGCTGGTCTCTCAAGCTCTAGAGGCTGTGCAAAGCGCTGAAGATATCAATGCCCTGGAGCAAATCCGGGTTCACTACCTTGGCAAAAAGGGTGAATTGACTCAGGTGATGAAGACCCTGGGGAATTTGCCGGCAGAGGAGCGTCCGCAAGTCGGCGCACTGATCAACGTTGCCAAGGAGCGTGTCACAGAGGTTCTCAATGCCCGCAAGGCACTGTTTGACGAGGCCGACCTGGCCGCCAAACTGTCTGCCGAGTCCATTGACGTGACCCTGCCTGGCCGTGGCCAGACCTCTGGTGGTCTGCACCCGGTTACGCGCACTCTGGAACGTATCGAACAGTTCTTCACCCACATCGGCTACGGCATCGCCGAAGGCCCTGAGGTCGAAGACGACTATCACAACTTTGAAGCGCTCAACATCCCAGGCCATCACCCGGCCCGGTCGATGCATGACACCTTCTATTTCAATGCCAACATGTTGCTGCGCACCCATACCTCGCCGGTACAGGTCCGCACCATGGAATCGAAGCAACCGCCGATCCGCATCGTCTGCCCAGGCCGTGTGTACCGTAGCGACTCCGATATCACCCACTCGCCGATGTTCCACCAGGTCGAAGGCCTGCTGGTCGATCGCGACATCAATTTCGCCGACCTCAAAGGCACCATCGAAGAATTCCTGCGCGTGTTCTTCGAAAAAGAACTGGCCGTGCGCTTCCGCCCTTCGTACTTCCCGTTCACCGAGCCATCCGCCGAAGTCGACATGGAATGCGTGATGTGCAGCGGTAAAGGCTGCCGTGTCTGCAAACAGACTGGCTGGCTGGAAGTCATGGGCTGCGGCATGGTTCACCCGAACGTGCTGCGTATGTCCGGGATCGACCCGGAAGAGTTCTCGGGCTTTGCCTTCGGCATGGGCGTTGAGCGTCTGGCCATGCTGCGTTACGGCGTGAACGACTTGCGTCTGTTCTTCGACAACGACTTGCGGTTCCTCGCGCAATTTCGCTAG
- a CDS encoding I78 family peptidase inhibitor, protein MPWKLASLGTLLAVAMLAGCSTPSTESAAKDPVVTDTGHSRCDSEAAQFTIGKKASPELLEQARTRAGAQNARILKPSDMVTLEYRSDRLNLNTDDNLVITRVNCG, encoded by the coding sequence ATGCCTTGGAAGCTCGCGTCATTGGGTACTTTGTTGGCCGTTGCCATGCTGGCCGGTTGCAGTACTCCCTCCACCGAGTCGGCAGCAAAGGACCCTGTGGTGACCGACACCGGCCACAGCCGCTGTGATTCAGAAGCGGCGCAATTCACCATCGGCAAAAAGGCTTCACCAGAACTGCTGGAACAGGCCCGCACTCGCGCAGGCGCGCAGAATGCCCGGATCCTCAAGCCCAGCGACATGGTGACTCTGGAGTACCGCTCGGATCGCCTGAACCTGAACACCGATGACAACCTGGTGATCACGCGCGTCAACTGCGGCTGA
- the pheT gene encoding phenylalanine--tRNA ligase subunit beta, translating to MKFSEQWLRGWVSPQVSRDELVARLSMAGLEVDSVTLAAGEFTGVVVGEVLSTEQHPDADKLRVCQVSNGSETFQVVCGAPNVRPGLKIPFAMIGAELPGDFKIKKAKLRGVESNGMLCSQAELQVGEGNDGLMELPADAPVGQDIREYLSLDDASIEVDLTPNRGDCLSLAGLAREVGALYNAEVTRPVVAVVPAVHDEVRSVEVLAPAACPRYLGRVIRNVDLSKPTPLWMVERLRRGDVRSIDAAVDITNYVMLELGQPLHAFDLAEINGGIRVRMAEEGEKLVLLDGQEVSLRSDTLVIADHTRALAIAGVMGGEHSGVNTATTRDVFLESAFFDQIAVAGKARSYGLHTDASHRYERGVDWQLAREAMERATGLLLEITGGEAGPIIETVSEQHLPKIAPVTLRAQRITQMLGMEMEPSEVERLLNGLGLTVSADGAGQWRVEVPSHRFDISLEVDLIEELARLYGYNRLPVRYPQARLAPQAKAEARSDLPELRRLLVARGYQEAITYSFIDPKQFELFNPGVEPLLLANPISNDMAAMRSSLWPGLVKALQHNLNRQQDRVRLFESGLRFVGQLEGLKQEPMLAGVVCGSRLPEGWAQGRDVVDFFDVKADVEAVLGFAGALDSFTFVPGKHPALHPGQTARIEREGRLVGYVGAIHPELSKTLGLDRPVFVFELVLAEVALGKMPKFQELSRFPEVRRDLALIAEKDVAASAVLDVIRENAGEWLTDLRLFDVYQGKGIDPDRKSLAVGLTWQHPSRTLNDDEVNNTTQNILTSLEQRLNATLRK from the coding sequence ATGAAATTCAGTGAACAATGGCTGCGTGGCTGGGTAAGCCCGCAGGTAAGTCGTGACGAGCTGGTTGCTCGTCTGTCGATGGCCGGTCTTGAGGTCGACAGCGTTACGCTGGCCGCCGGCGAATTCACCGGTGTGGTGGTGGGCGAGGTGCTGAGCACCGAGCAGCACCCGGACGCCGACAAGTTGCGTGTTTGCCAGGTCAGCAATGGCTCGGAGACTTTCCAGGTCGTGTGCGGTGCGCCTAACGTGCGCCCGGGTCTGAAGATTCCGTTCGCCATGATCGGTGCCGAACTGCCAGGCGACTTCAAGATCAAGAAAGCCAAGCTGCGTGGCGTTGAGTCCAACGGCATGCTGTGCTCGCAAGCCGAGCTGCAAGTGGGCGAAGGCAACGATGGCCTGATGGAATTGCCAGCCGATGCGCCAGTCGGTCAAGACATTCGTGAATACCTGAGCCTGGACGACGCCAGCATCGAGGTCGACCTGACCCCGAACCGCGGCGACTGCCTGTCCCTGGCCGGTCTGGCCCGTGAAGTCGGCGCGCTGTACAACGCCGAAGTCACCCGTCCGGTAGTGGCTGTCGTGCCAGCCGTGCACGATGAAGTGCGTTCGGTTGAAGTGCTGGCACCAGCTGCTTGCCCGCGTTATCTGGGTCGTGTGATCCGTAACGTCGACCTGTCCAAGCCAACGCCGCTGTGGATGGTCGAGCGCTTGCGCCGTGGCGACGTGCGCAGCATCGACGCTGCCGTCGACATCACCAACTACGTGATGCTGGAGCTGGGTCAACCGCTGCACGCATTCGATCTCGCCGAAATCAATGGCGGCATCCGCGTACGCATGGCTGAAGAAGGCGAGAAGCTGGTTCTGCTCGACGGTCAGGAAGTCAGCCTGCGTAGCGATACGCTGGTGATTGCCGACCACACCCGCGCCCTGGCAATTGCTGGCGTGATGGGTGGCGAGCACAGCGGCGTCAACACCGCGACCACCCGCGACGTGTTCCTTGAAAGCGCGTTCTTCGATCAGATTGCTGTCGCTGGCAAGGCCCGCTCCTATGGCCTGCACACCGACGCTTCGCACCGCTACGAGCGTGGCGTGGACTGGCAACTGGCCCGTGAAGCCATGGAGCGCGCCACTGGCCTGCTGCTGGAAATCACTGGCGGCGAAGCCGGCCCGATCATCGAAACCGTCAGCGAGCAGCACCTGCCGAAAATCGCGCCGGTTACCCTGCGCGCGCAACGCATCACCCAGATGCTGGGCATGGAAATGGAACCGTCCGAAGTCGAGCGTCTGCTCAACGGCTTGGGCCTGACTGTTTCCGCCGATGGGGCAGGGCAGTGGCGCGTAGAAGTGCCAAGCCATCGCTTCGATATCAGCCTGGAAGTTGACCTGATCGAGGAATTGGCCCGTCTGTACGGTTACAACCGTCTGCCGGTTCGTTACCCGCAAGCCCGTCTGGCGCCGCAAGCCAAGGCCGAAGCTCGTAGCGACCTGCCTGAGCTGCGCCGTCTGCTGGTAGCCCGTGGTTATCAGGAAGCAATCACCTACAGCTTCATCGATCCGAAACAATTCGAACTGTTTAATCCGGGTGTTGAACCGCTGCTGCTGGCCAACCCGATTTCCAACGACATGGCGGCGATGCGCTCGTCCCTGTGGCCAGGTCTGGTCAAGGCGCTTCAGCACAACCTGAACCGTCAACAAGATCGCGTCCGTCTGTTCGAAAGCGGCCTGCGTTTTGTCGGTCAGCTGGAAGGCTTGAAGCAAGAGCCGATGCTGGCGGGTGTTGTGTGCGGTAGCCGTCTGCCGGAAGGCTGGGCGCAAGGTCGCGATGTCGTGGATTTCTTCGACGTCAAGGCTGACGTGGAAGCGGTGTTGGGCTTTGCCGGTGCACTGGATTCGTTCACTTTCGTGCCAGGCAAGCATCCGGCGCTGCATCCAGGTCAGACTGCGCGCATCGAGCGTGAAGGTCGCTTGGTCGGTTACGTCGGCGCGATTCACCCGGAATTATCGAAAACCCTCGGTCTCGACCGTCCGGTCTTCGTTTTCGAGCTGGTTCTGGCGGAAGTGGCGTTGGGTAAAATGCCTAAATTCCAAGAGTTGTCGCGCTTTCCTGAAGTGCGTCGTGACCTTGCACTGATTGCCGAAAAAGACGTCGCAGCCAGCGCCGTACTGGACGTAATCCGTGAAAATGCAGGGGAATGGCTGACGGACCTCAGGCTATTTGACGTGTATCAGGGTAAAGGCATTGATCCTGATAGAAAAAGCCTCGCAGTTGGCTTGACCTGGCAGCATCCATCGCGCACTCTTAATGACGATGAGGTGAATAACACGACGCAAAATATCCTCACCTCGCTCGAACAAAGGTTGAACGCCACGTTAAGGAAGTGA
- a CDS encoding cold-shock protein, whose protein sequence is MSNRQTGTVKWFNDEKGFGFITPQGGGDDLFVHFKAIESDGFKSLKEGQTVSFVAEKGQKGMQAAQVRPE, encoded by the coding sequence ATGTCTAATCGCCAAACCGGCACCGTTAAATGGTTCAACGATGAAAAAGGCTTCGGCTTCATCACTCCTCAAGGTGGCGGTGACGACCTGTTCGTACACTTCAAAGCTATCGAAAGCGACGGTTTCAAAAGCCTGAAAGAAGGCCAAACCGTTTCCTTCGTGGCTGAGAAAGGCCAAAAGGGTATGCAAGCTGCACAAGTTCGCCCAGAGTAA